From one Sesamum indicum cultivar Zhongzhi No. 13 unplaced genomic scaffold, S_indicum_v1.0 scaffold00128, whole genome shotgun sequence genomic stretch:
- the LOC105179236 gene encoding splicing factor U2af large subunit B isoform X1, with protein sequence MTSGHEINGNSYSPSDLDSPGGSGMQQQVQKGLSSSGSKHGSRDHEKDRERESFRSRDKERERGRDKERDRDRDKDRERDRDRDKERERDRDNERDRHHRERHRERSERRERERTRDREDDDDYYRSRDHDRRRDHDRDREDRHRHRSRSRSPRSEHRSRSRSRSKSKRMSGFDMAPPAALLPNAAAVAGQVTGTTTAIPGMFPNMLPLASGQFGALPVMPVQAMTQQATRHARRVYVGGLPPIANEQSVATFFSHVMSAIGGNTAGPGDAVVNVYINHEKKFAFVEMRSVEEASNAMALDGIIFEGAPVKVRRPSDYNPSLAATLGPSEPNPNLNLAAVGLTPGSAGGLEGPDRIFVGGLPYYFTEAQIRELLESFGPLRGFDLVKDRETGNSKGYAFCVYQDLSVTDIACAALNGIKMGDKTLTVRRANQGASQPKPEQESVLLHAQQQIALQRLMLQPSVVATKVVCLTQVVTADELKDDDDYEDIVEDMRTECGKFGTLVNIVIPRPLPSGEMGPGVGKVFLEYADIESATKARQGLNGRKFGGNQVVAVFYPENKFSQGEYNG encoded by the exons ACGTCGGGTCACGAAATAAACGGGAACTCCTATTCTCCGTCTGATTTGGACTCACCTGGAGGATCAGGCATGCAGCAACAAGTTCAGAAAGGGTTATCAAGTTCGGGCTCCAAG CATGGATCTCGTGACCATGAGAAAGACAGGGAGAGAGAGTCCTTCAGAAGCAGGGATAAGGAAAGGGAACGAGGTCGGGATAAAGAGCGGGACAGGGACAGAGATAAGGACAGGGAACGAGACAGGGATAGGGATaaagaaagggaaagggaTCGAGACAATGAGCGTGATCGCCATCACCGAGAACGTCATAGGGAGCGgagtgagagaagagagagggagaggacCAGAGATCgggaagatgatgatgactATTACAGAAGTCGAGACCATGACAG GCGGAGAGATCATGACAGAGATCGGGAGGATAGACATAGGCATAGGTCTAGATCTCGTTCGCCTAGGTCTGAGCACAGATCAAGGTCGCGTTCGCGCTCCAAAAG CAAAAGGATGAGTGGTTTTGACATGGCACCTCCTGCTGCACTACTTCCTAATGCTGCTGCGGTTGCAG GTCAGGTTACTGGGACGACGACTGCCATTCCTGGAATGTTTCCCAATATGTTACCTTTGGCATCTGGACAG TTTGGAGCACTCCCTGTAATGCCTGTTCAGGCAATGACTCAGCAG GCTACAAGACATGCTCGGCGAGTCTATGTTGGTGGTCTTCCACCCATTGCTAATGAACAG TCCGTTGCAACCTTCTTTAGTCATGTTATGTCAGCAATTGGAGGAAACACTGCTGGTCCAG GAGATGCGGTTGTTAATGTTTATATTAACCACGAGAAGAAGTTTGCTTTTGTGGAGATGAGATCTGTTGAAGAGGCTAGTAATGCAATGGCTTTagatggaattatttttgag GGTGCACCAGTTAAAGTGAGAAGACCCAGTGATTATAACCCTTCACTGGCTGCAACTCTAGGCCCTAGTGAACCTAATCCCAATCTAAATCTTGCAGCTGTTGGATTGACGCCAGGATCAGCAGGTGGTCTTGAGGGTCCTGATCGTATATTTGTTGGTGGTTTGCCATATTACTTCACAGAAGCACAGATCAGGGAGCTGCTGGAGTCATTTGGACCACTTCGGGGCTTTGATCTTGTTAAAGATAGAGAAACAGGGAACTCCAAAGGCTATGCATTTTGTGTTTACCAAGATCTATCAGTTACAGATATTGCTTGTGCAGCTCTAAATGGGATAAAAATGGGTGATAAAACACTTACTGTTAGGCGTGCTAACCAGGGTGCATCACAGCCTAAACCTGAACAGGAGAGTGTGTTGTTGCATGCCCAACAACAAATAGCATTACAG AGACTGATGCTACAACCCAGTGTAGTAGCTACAAAGGTCGTGTGCCTAACACAAGTGGTTACTGCAGATGAGCTCAAGGACGATGACGACTATGAAGATATAGTAGAAGACATGAGGACCGAATGTGGAAAGTTTG GTACTTTGGTGAACATCGTGATTCCCCGCCCTCTTCCAAGTGGTGAGATGGGACCAGGTGTAGGAAAG GTTTTTTTGGAATATGCAGACATTGAAAGTGCTACAAAGGCTCGACAAGGACTGAACGGCAGGAAGTTCGGGGGAAATCAAGTTGTGGCTGTTTTCTATCCAGAAAATAAGTTCTCTCAGGGGGAGTACAATGGCTAG
- the LOC105179236 gene encoding splicing factor U2af large subunit B isoform X2, which produces MFPNMLPLASGQFGALPVMPVQAMTQQATRHARRVYVGGLPPIANEQSVATFFSHVMSAIGGNTAGPGDAVVNVYINHEKKFAFVEMRSVEEASNAMALDGIIFEGAPVKVRRPSDYNPSLAATLGPSEPNPNLNLAAVGLTPGSAGGLEGPDRIFVGGLPYYFTEAQIRELLESFGPLRGFDLVKDRETGNSKGYAFCVYQDLSVTDIACAALNGIKMGDKTLTVRRANQGASQPKPEQESVLLHAQQQIALQRLMLQPSVVATKVVCLTQVVTADELKDDDDYEDIVEDMRTECGKFGTLVNIVIPRPLPSGEMGPGVGKVFLEYADIESATKARQGLNGRKFGGNQVVAVFYPENKFSQGEYNG; this is translated from the exons ATGTTTCCCAATATGTTACCTTTGGCATCTGGACAG TTTGGAGCACTCCCTGTAATGCCTGTTCAGGCAATGACTCAGCAG GCTACAAGACATGCTCGGCGAGTCTATGTTGGTGGTCTTCCACCCATTGCTAATGAACAG TCCGTTGCAACCTTCTTTAGTCATGTTATGTCAGCAATTGGAGGAAACACTGCTGGTCCAG GAGATGCGGTTGTTAATGTTTATATTAACCACGAGAAGAAGTTTGCTTTTGTGGAGATGAGATCTGTTGAAGAGGCTAGTAATGCAATGGCTTTagatggaattatttttgag GGTGCACCAGTTAAAGTGAGAAGACCCAGTGATTATAACCCTTCACTGGCTGCAACTCTAGGCCCTAGTGAACCTAATCCCAATCTAAATCTTGCAGCTGTTGGATTGACGCCAGGATCAGCAGGTGGTCTTGAGGGTCCTGATCGTATATTTGTTGGTGGTTTGCCATATTACTTCACAGAAGCACAGATCAGGGAGCTGCTGGAGTCATTTGGACCACTTCGGGGCTTTGATCTTGTTAAAGATAGAGAAACAGGGAACTCCAAAGGCTATGCATTTTGTGTTTACCAAGATCTATCAGTTACAGATATTGCTTGTGCAGCTCTAAATGGGATAAAAATGGGTGATAAAACACTTACTGTTAGGCGTGCTAACCAGGGTGCATCACAGCCTAAACCTGAACAGGAGAGTGTGTTGTTGCATGCCCAACAACAAATAGCATTACAG AGACTGATGCTACAACCCAGTGTAGTAGCTACAAAGGTCGTGTGCCTAACACAAGTGGTTACTGCAGATGAGCTCAAGGACGATGACGACTATGAAGATATAGTAGAAGACATGAGGACCGAATGTGGAAAGTTTG GTACTTTGGTGAACATCGTGATTCCCCGCCCTCTTCCAAGTGGTGAGATGGGACCAGGTGTAGGAAAG GTTTTTTTGGAATATGCAGACATTGAAAGTGCTACAAAGGCTCGACAAGGACTGAACGGCAGGAAGTTCGGGGGAAATCAAGTTGTGGCTGTTTTCTATCCAGAAAATAAGTTCTCTCAGGGGGAGTACAATGGCTAG